The sequence AAGCTACAATCTTGCTTTCTAATTTTTTACTTAATatccattgcctaacaactagcataaaaatagatcacgtttttttagaaccacaaaatcaattttaattgttattaccattttcacgataagTACTTCATCATTATAGTAGAAATCGAATATTAGGCGATGTCCTTAAGAATTGTTGGTGGAAGAAGTTAGCGTTTATAAGTTGAAGTAATCAATTGCTATACAACTATAACTTTAACTCCATATTTagtcataattaaaaaaaataaagaaaattaattgattctaaagtcctaaatattaaaaaattaacttaaattacaattttgtccaatataaaatttatttttaaagggtaaaaaaagtgAACAATATTTCGATATGAGCTTCGTGCTTttaatagtgtatatatatatggagatTATTAAATTCTATAATCTAGAACAAAGTCATTAATTTGGGTAAAAATAAATTAACtcattaaaattaaattaaaaagtttaaaattaaatcatctaaaaatatgaaatatcaTGAGTTTAGAATAGAGTggtagcttaaaaatactaaatagtAAGAAAGAAAGGTACAGATGTCTCCTGCAAATTCCTTCGATTAATGAATCAAAAGGATTGTGGATGACGAGGCACTCTTCCTTCCTTTCTTTCAGAACTCTTTTCTCCAACTTATTTATGTACAATAAAATATACTTTTTCCCTTTCAATTTATGTGATATAATTTAATTAGACAAAAATTTCAGAagagaacttttaaaatttatgatcTTAAAAGCATCATAATATTGGTATGTGGCTATAAGACTTAAAACGTATGATTTTAAATATATCATAATTGTTATGTGgctataaattttttaattaaaggtaaacaaaaaatttaaaattaaattatgttCAAATGTAGAAACACGCCCTTCTCaatttaaaaaagagaaaaatcttaaACTTATGGTTTAAATTTAACAAGTCAGAAATATTTGTATGGTCATAAACTTTTTCATtaggaataaaaataaaaggtgtacaattaaataatttttaaataagaaAGTATGATATTCTCTTTGGGatagattaaaaagaaaaatatgcaACATAAATTGGTTTGATAACATCTTCTCTTTGAAACGAACTAAGGAGGAAATAGAATCACAAATCTAAAACAGATCATTGCTCCCGGATCAGTTTCAATTTGTTTGAATCTTTTCGGAGTACAAAGATCCAATTGATTTTCGATGTAAACTCAAATATTGAttctttaaattttgaaataaaatttatatatttagaaactacataaaaaatactataagtcacaatagttaacaattcaaaatattttaaaactatttGCAAAACAATATAAATTAAAGAAAACCTTGTTTAACTCTCCAAATAATACAATATTCATTATTTAAACAAAGGGAGTAGTATTTACTCAATAAAAATTGGAATAAAATCTACCATAGCAATATGTCATAGGGGTCTATAATAGTTCTacaacaatatttttcttttagtttcaaTGGTTTAATTGTCATAACTTCCATAACAACCTTAAAACCCACTTTGCGCTGGCAGAACATGTGACCTTGTCTCCTTCAGTTTTAGAGTTCAATAGATGCAATTTGATCATTGCTTTCTCTTACTTCTCTCCCATATTAATTGCCTATACAATTGTGATTGATTTAATATACTCTTCGTCTCATATTATCTATCATGATTCTATTGTACACgttcattaaaaaaaattaattaagataaaatatttactattttatccttattcatatcttaatatttaattttttttcattggTATTTGAACAAAGTTAAGTGCTTGTAATTTTCAAgataattattactaagggtaaaaaggaaaaaaataatcaattttgtcttaaacttctaaaatgacaaataatttgagataactaTTTTTCATAACCACGATCGATAATATGAAACTGAGGGAGTATTTGAATATGTAATTTTGTCAATAGACGTTGCGCCTCTTAGCTTCATTTTCAACTTCAATTTAATACTTTCGGACAACACATAACTCATCTGCTACATATATAGCTAGATGGatccaaaatttaaatttaatgagTTCGGAATGTTACTGAACTCATTAATTATTTGAATGACTAGGTTTAAGatttattatttgtatatattttataaatttttaatataTGTACAAACTCTAAACCAAAGTTAATTGTTTGGTTGAACGGTAGCTTTAATTATACATTTGTCCCCAAAATTTTCGGCTTTGGTCATTGAGAATAAAAAAGGTCATAGTAGAGTGATTATTAAGTTCCAGTTTGACCATTGATTTTGGctacctttttttaaaaaaacgttATTGAAAAAATCTTTTGTTCATAAATAtgattaatttttgaaaaaaaaattgttttttttaaattcccAAAAACTGGTTTACGGTAGTTTTTTGGTGATATTTTTtctttcactcacaaaactttaactttttttttcaaataaaatacatgtccaaacataacttcaacttccaaaaattattttcaatacaacttcaaaaactcttttttttcttcaaattttaaccAAATTTATGTCGAAACGCTAGCTTAAAAAACACTTTTAATATTGCGTACACGGCCTCACGTAGAAACTGCAGCATAACATCATCTCTAACAACGATAAAATTTGGGTATAAATGGCAAATACTTTGGAGGAATTCATGACGGTATTCAAACTTTCTTGAGATCAAATTACGTATTGACTTTCAATTAACTCATTTAGCGGATTCGTTCTTCAGGTATgcagcctctctctctctctttctctgtctctctctctctgacACACACAAATGTTCTGTTGTATCAAAGTTACAATATGATAAACTGAATAACAATTTTTGAGTTCTTATCTTGTTCAACAGTCTGAAATAAATTTCATAGTTCTAAATTCATGTTATGAGTCCAATTCATGTGCCCCTACAAAAGCTTGTATTACATCCCCTTATGATAATCAAATACTTCGTCAATTAGTAAGTTTGTTTTTTAGATCAAAATGTATtgcaaaatgatgaaaagaagTATCCTTTCATTGTATTCTACAAAATTGAGTAATCTGTTAAATTTTTGGTGTCGAGCTAGGATAAAAAGCACAAAAACCTGTACAGTTGCATATTCATCTTTCTTGATATTAAATTGGCATTTGGCATAGTATACTTAATCTCTGCAATTGACAACTACGAGAAATATGAAGTTCACTTGATTACAAGAATTTGATACGTTAGTTAATGACTTCTTAACGATGATATACGATAAATTTATCATTTATGCAGTCTTTATGATTTTAGTTTCTAGTCTTTTGTCCTATTAATTTATCTGCATCCGTGCAGGAATGATGGAAAATAATCATGGTCTAACTCATTTGGAAAAGCATGTCATGTTCTTTGATATCAATAATGATGGAATAATTTATCCTTCAGGAACCTTCCAAGGTTTTTCTTATTtcctaaatgttttttttaatatacttttGTCTTTCATGAATTTGTCCTAACTATTTTCGGATATATTATCAGCTTTTAGAAAGATGGGGCGTGGTATTTTCCGATCTATGTTTGCTGCAGTCCTCATTCATATTACTCTCAGTCACAAGACCCGACCGGTAATTCAAAatgctctattttttttttaaatgcacAACTTTATTTCCATATTAGTGGTTTTAATTTGGTACATCTTTTTCTCTATATATGGTTTAATAGgacataaaatataattttgagaaatttcataCTCCCTTTTCTCcaatttatatgaacctatttgatttggcacgaaatttaagaaagaaataaaacttttaaaatttgtggttcTAGATAAacataatatttgtgtggttataattcttttgaaacttgtggtgtgAAATATACCAAAATATTTATGAgtctataaaagcttctcattgaTAATAGAATTGAAAGttgaagttaaattatttctaaattagaAAGGAGTCAATCTTTTTGGAATGAATAtaatcattctttttggaacaaattaaaaagaaaatatgttcTCATAAACTCGAAGGAAATTTATCAAGCACAATCTTTTTGCAAGCACGTAGATTATGATGTTTAATGCTGCTTTTTCACAAGCAAGAAAGCAATTAATTTGTCTTGTTTCAAAGAGTTTCTACTGATGGCTGGAAATTGATTTGTTGTGCATGCTTTTTGTATCACATAGGGAAAATGCCCGTCTCTGTTCTTCCCCATTGTggtaaaaaatatcaaatatgccATACATGGCAGTGATTCTGGTGCCTATGACTCTGAAGGGAGGTAAATTTCTTGACTACCTTATAAATAAATTCTGGTTAGCTATATCCTAAGTCACACTATACACATAAGCGGATTTTGGATTTAAATTTGATGGTTTCAacttttagaattttttaaattggaatttatttataattttgaattattggtGGTTCAAAATTCAATATTGTAGAAATCTTAGAAATTTCTCATTTTATATCTATGCTTcttgtaaaaaaaatattgaGTACGATTGAACCCATAGTATGCGCACTCCATCTGCCACTGACTATGCACATTAGCAGGGGTGAATTTATAGGGTAGGTTATGGGACACGTGTGAACCCATGGTATTATTGTCAAACTAGGTATTTTATGCATGTATCTTTTAGAATTAGTCTAATATTATCGGTTGACACCCATGCTTCATAAAGGCTGAATGATGCACTTGGTTGAATATTGAGTTATTTATCCAATGGAACATTGATTAATTTCtgactcaataatatttttcctcCTTTCTTTAGTGGTTGCACTCATGTTTTAGAAATTCTAGATTCGAGTAGTACACTTGTATGAATTATATGTGTTAAGATTTGACTTACTTTTATGGAACTGTTGAAGGTTTGTGCCAGAGAAATTTGAGGAGATCTTTAAGCAGCATGCAAATCAAAATGCAGAATCCTTAACACACAACGAAGTGAAAGAACTTCTCAAGGCTAAAAGAGAACCAAAGGACTACTTCGGATGGTATCCTCTCTATCCCCTCTTTCCCTGTTTGTTATTATTGTCacttagctttttttttttttttggtttcccacccTGGTGTCCGGTACCCATATTAGGGCCCGACTAAATCCGATTCACGCCGGAAAGTCCTTCATTGGGAGATAAAATGCTCCCTAATAAAGGTGGCTCCATACCCAAGGGTTCGAATCCGAGACCTCTTATTAATGATGAAGGAATACTTACCATTaccttctattgtttccttggaaaatttgtatttttagaCTCTAAAATATTGACAAATTCTGATTTCAGTCATTGTGATATATAGTTTAGCACATTTCACTTGCAAATTAATTGAAATATGCATCTTTGATCATTTTGCTTGTGAATCTTCACAATTTTAATGTATTGTTAGCTGACTACTAAACCACATTAGTTACTCTGTGTTATTATGTTAAATTTGTATTGTTACTTCATATTCGAGGGTAATGTAATCTAAAAGTAATAATCTAAATATAACGTACTTCCTATGTATAAAGAGACAAAGaatatatatattgattaatAGTGAGATATCAAAAACACTAACATTAGAATTTATCAACAATCGATGGAGCAAAAGTGCAATTATCCCTATTTCCTTTATTAATGAGGTTGTTTTTCTTATGTTTACTTATAAAAACTGAATTTTGTGTGTAGGGCAAATGCTTCTGTAGATTGGAATTCTTTATATGATTTAGGCAAAAATAAGGATGGCATACTGACGAAAGAAACCGTAAGAGCTGTCTATGATGGAAGCCTTTTCGAGCAAAAAGCAAGAGAGCATGCTTCAAAGAAGTGACCCTAATTCCATATCCTCGTTTGATGTACAATGGTTGTTAATTAAGTTGTTTTCTTCTGCTGTGAATAATACTTCTATTCTTGTTGTTAATTTTATAAtccttttaatttcttctcacATCTCAAAATTTTGAGATGAGCAATACAAAataatatgcatttttatttttttagaaagaaaGTGAAACGATCCATGCAATCAACGGGCTAATTGATCGACTCAAATCCTAACACGTCCAATGACATTTTTGGTGTCACTTTCCGAAAAATTGCTATGCATATATTATTCGATATCTCCAACACCGTTCTTTCATTTACTAAacaccaaaatgaaaaaaaatgcaaattatAAAAAGATAACTAAAAGAAATGGTGAAAATGATCAAAAGCGCTTTTATTTGTTCTCGGCTTTCACATCTTTCCATGACTTACCTTCATTATtttattgtactttatttttgtttgtaGTGTCCCTGATAACATTGTAAATTGAATGAGAAAGCAATGAAATTTAGGTAGGGTTATTACTTGAGGTGAGAGATAGGAGAGAGAAAATATCAGACTTCTCTTATTTCTTTCAACAAAAACTAACTTAGAAACTTCTGAAGTACATATATATAGAGGGCAAAATCGTAAACTCCTATCAAACCTAACCGGATCAATATAAATAGCAATATGTAGCAATATGTAGGGCAACTCCTATCTCTTATTTCTTGTTCGTATGAAATAGCAATCCACCCCAATGTGTTTAGTACGTTCGTGAAACACGGGATTTTTCGCAATATGTAGGGCAACCAGATTATCACAATAGACAGGAACAGAGGACACAACAGGAAGTCCCAAATCAGTGAGTAAACGAACCAACCAAACTAATTCAGCTACAACCTTACTCATTGCCGGATATTCAGCCTCAGTAGAGGATAATGAAACAACAATCTGTTTCTTAGACTTCCAACTTATTAAGCTCCCACCTAGAGATATGCAAAAACCAGAAATAGAACTGCAAGACCTAGAATACGCAGCCCAATCACTGTCACAGTAGGCAAGTATGGAAAAATCAGGGGACTTATTGATAGAAACCGCAAAATCAGgagtgcctttcaaatatctcaagATGTGAAGTGCAACATTCATATAAGGCACCCTAGGGCACTTGAGAAACT is a genomic window of Nicotiana tabacum cultivar K326 chromosome 16, ASM71507v2, whole genome shotgun sequence containing:
- the LOC107791178 gene encoding putative peroxygenase 5, with amino-acid sequence MMENNHGLTHLEKHVMFFDINNDGIIYPSGTFQAFRKMGRGIFRSMFAAVLIHITLSHKTRPGKCPSLFFPIVVKNIKYAIHGSDSGAYDSEGRFVPEKFEEIFKQHANQNAESLTHNEVKELLKAKREPKDYFGWANASVDWNSLYDLGKNKDGILTKETVRAVYDGSLFEQKAREHASKK